The sequence CTGGAAGACGTTCAGGCGGGCTTTTTTCTTGTCTGAACACTCCCTTCACCGCCCCACAGGAGCCCCCATGAGCCTCAAGGAACAGATCACCGAAGACATGAAGAACGCCATGCGCGCCAAGGACAGCGAGCGCCTGGGCACCATCCGCCTGCTGACCGCCGCCATGAAGCAGAAGGAAGTGGACGACCGCGTGGAGCTTGACGACGCCATGGTGGTTGCCATCGTCGACAAGCTGATCAAGCAGCGCAAGGACAGCATCGAAGCCTTCACCAAGGCCGACCGCATGGACCTGGCCGACAAGGAAAGCGCCGAGTTGAAGGTCTTGCAGGCCTACCTGCCCGCGCGCCTGTCTGCCGAAGAGGT is a genomic window of Hydrogenophaga sp. RAC07 containing:
- a CDS encoding GatB/YqeY domain-containing protein, coding for MSLKEQITEDMKNAMRAKDSERLGTIRLLTAAMKQKEVDDRVELDDAMVVAIVDKLIKQRKDSIEAFTKADRMDLADKESAELKVLQAYLPARLSAEEVTAEVKAIVAELGATGPGDMGKVMGAVKTRLAGKADMGMVSAAVKSALAA